In Nymphaea colorata isolate Beijing-Zhang1983 chromosome 3, ASM883128v2, whole genome shotgun sequence, a genomic segment contains:
- the LOC116249903 gene encoding squamosa promoter-binding-like protein 8 isoform X1 — translation MSNCGGASSMSLVGLEGKQFPNFRPDLEWETPTNNPLLFTRPPPATTTTQPPPQPPPTPATPLYPPFLNPGSAHPSSTSSTPFLHQLPPHFHFSPDCTTFRKHETEIPDEFCHFVKPEAGIGDNGFAGFGIPGGNFQGRMGLDLNLGHRAYFSSHETAMVSRLCKWSRGGGFLQGLNQQAPRCQAEGCKADLSHAKHYHRRHKVCEFHSKAAKVIMAGIEQRFCQQCSRFHVLAEFDDVKRSCRKRLADHNRRRRKPQPVACGSNAGNSTGKAEHNRNNTRSVNDPSSEASRKDYRSAAAPVSQVDSAQATEAHALLKATSPSPPSSPLMMMINTNSTNPKTLRQEEVSDLQLLRKGPSLSLGGLDQSVAAAEASSSPSIQNFSPPSPFFFPWSIPSQCRLSVNHQNRSPWCSPSPNNGSEESSRGSGSYQSQNQTDHELQNSIFEVELL, via the exons aTGAGCAATTGTGGTGGAGCATCATCAATGTCTCTTGTAGGCCTAGAGGGCAAGCAGTTTCCCAACTTCCGACCTGACTTGGAATGGGAGACACCAACCAACAACCCTTTGCTGTTCACGAGGCCACCACCAGCTACGACCACCACGCAGCCACCGCCTCAACCGCCACCGACGCCGGCGACACCATTATACCCTCCCTTCTTGAACCCCGGTTCAGCCCATCCCAGTTCTACCTCCTCCACTCCCTTCCTTCACCAGCTACCACCACACTTCCACTTCTCCCCCGACTGCACCACCTTCCGCAAGCACGAAACCGAGATACCCGACGAATTCTGCCACTTCGTCAAGCCGGAGGCCGGCATTGGAGACAATGGCTTCGCCGGTTTCGGGATCCCTGGCGGGAATTTCCAAGGGAGGATGGGCTTGGATCTGAATCTTGGCCACAGGGCCTACTTCTCTTCTCATGAGACGGCCATGGTGAGTAGGCTCTGCAAGTGGAGCCGAGGAGGCGGGTTTCTGCAGGGGCTGAACCAGCAGGCGCCGAGGTGCCAGGCAGAAGGGTGCAAGGCGGACCTGAGCCATGCGAAGCACTACCACAGAAGGCACAAGGTGTGTGAGTTCCACTCCAAGGCAGCTAAGGTGATCATGGCAGGTATAGAGCAAAGATTCTGCCAGCAATGTAGCAG GTTTCATGTTTTGGCAGAATTTGACGATGTGAAGAGGAGTTGCAGGAAGCGTTTGGCTGATCacaatagaagaagaagaaagccacAACCTGTTGCATGTGGAAGTAACGCAGGTAACTCTACGGGGAAGGCTGAGCACAACAGGAACAATACAAGAAGCGTGAACGACCCTTCCTCTGAAGCCAGTAGGAAGGACTATAGATCAG CAGCGGCGCCAGTCTCCCAGGTGGACTCGGCTCAGGCAACAGAAGCACACGCCTTGCTCAAGGCAACATCTCCATCGCCCCCTTCCTCCccattgatgatgatgataaataCCAACTCCACCAATCCCAAAACCCTCCGCCAAGAGGAGGTGTCAGACCTGCAACTCCTACGAAAGGGCCCATCTTTATCCTTGGGTGGCCTGGACCAATCAGTGGCAGCAGCAGAAGCTTCCTCCTCACCCTCCATCCAAAACTTCTCGCCACcatctcccttcttcttcccctgGAGCATCCCAAGTCAGTGCAGACTGTCAGTGAACCACCAAAACAGGAGTCCATGGTGCTCTCCCTCACCAAACAATGGCTCGGAGGAGTCGAGCAGGGGTTCGGGCTCTTACCAAAGTCAGAACCAGACAGATCATGAGCTGCAGAACTCGATTTTTGAAGTTGAGTTACTGTga
- the LOC116249903 gene encoding squamosa promoter-binding-like protein 8 isoform X2: protein MSNCGGASSMSLVGLEGKQFPNFRPDLEWETPTNNPLLFTRPPPATTTTQPPPQPPPTPATPLYPPFLNPGSAHPSSTSSTPFLHQLPPHFHFSPDCTTFRKHETEIPDEFCHFVKPEAGIGDNGFAGFGIPGGNFQGRMGLDLNLGHRAYFSSHETAMVSRLCKWSRGGGFLQGLNQQAPRCQAEGCKADLSHAKHYHRRHKVCEFHSKAAKVIMAGIEQRFCQQCSRFHVLAEFDDVKRSCRKRLADHNRRRRKPQPVACGSNAGNSTGKAEHNRNNTRSVNDPSSEASRKDYRSAAPVSQVDSAQATEAHALLKATSPSPPSSPLMMMINTNSTNPKTLRQEEVSDLQLLRKGPSLSLGGLDQSVAAAEASSSPSIQNFSPPSPFFFPWSIPSQCRLSVNHQNRSPWCSPSPNNGSEESSRGSGSYQSQNQTDHELQNSIFEVELL, encoded by the exons aTGAGCAATTGTGGTGGAGCATCATCAATGTCTCTTGTAGGCCTAGAGGGCAAGCAGTTTCCCAACTTCCGACCTGACTTGGAATGGGAGACACCAACCAACAACCCTTTGCTGTTCACGAGGCCACCACCAGCTACGACCACCACGCAGCCACCGCCTCAACCGCCACCGACGCCGGCGACACCATTATACCCTCCCTTCTTGAACCCCGGTTCAGCCCATCCCAGTTCTACCTCCTCCACTCCCTTCCTTCACCAGCTACCACCACACTTCCACTTCTCCCCCGACTGCACCACCTTCCGCAAGCACGAAACCGAGATACCCGACGAATTCTGCCACTTCGTCAAGCCGGAGGCCGGCATTGGAGACAATGGCTTCGCCGGTTTCGGGATCCCTGGCGGGAATTTCCAAGGGAGGATGGGCTTGGATCTGAATCTTGGCCACAGGGCCTACTTCTCTTCTCATGAGACGGCCATGGTGAGTAGGCTCTGCAAGTGGAGCCGAGGAGGCGGGTTTCTGCAGGGGCTGAACCAGCAGGCGCCGAGGTGCCAGGCAGAAGGGTGCAAGGCGGACCTGAGCCATGCGAAGCACTACCACAGAAGGCACAAGGTGTGTGAGTTCCACTCCAAGGCAGCTAAGGTGATCATGGCAGGTATAGAGCAAAGATTCTGCCAGCAATGTAGCAG GTTTCATGTTTTGGCAGAATTTGACGATGTGAAGAGGAGTTGCAGGAAGCGTTTGGCTGATCacaatagaagaagaagaaagccacAACCTGTTGCATGTGGAAGTAACGCAGGTAACTCTACGGGGAAGGCTGAGCACAACAGGAACAATACAAGAAGCGTGAACGACCCTTCCTCTGAAGCCAGTAGGAAGGACTATAGATCAG CGGCGCCAGTCTCCCAGGTGGACTCGGCTCAGGCAACAGAAGCACACGCCTTGCTCAAGGCAACATCTCCATCGCCCCCTTCCTCCccattgatgatgatgataaataCCAACTCCACCAATCCCAAAACCCTCCGCCAAGAGGAGGTGTCAGACCTGCAACTCCTACGAAAGGGCCCATCTTTATCCTTGGGTGGCCTGGACCAATCAGTGGCAGCAGCAGAAGCTTCCTCCTCACCCTCCATCCAAAACTTCTCGCCACcatctcccttcttcttcccctgGAGCATCCCAAGTCAGTGCAGACTGTCAGTGAACCACCAAAACAGGAGTCCATGGTGCTCTCCCTCACCAAACAATGGCTCGGAGGAGTCGAGCAGGGGTTCGGGCTCTTACCAAAGTCAGAACCAGACAGATCATGAGCTGCAGAACTCGATTTTTGAAGTTGAGTTACTGTga